From Osmerus mordax isolate fOsmMor3 chromosome 8, fOsmMor3.pri, whole genome shotgun sequence, a single genomic window includes:
- the chgb gene encoding secretogranin-1 — MKAVFVFTAVASLFTGNVALPVGKERHREYVISRCLVEVLSKALSKPNSLPLDQECKDILKAGSKHAPLEKKSNDVDLTHEEEEPLAQEADVKDIEALLKSVDEKRETPEDERSQESWGLDEAKEKRSEKEEDEDGEVEKRSWRAGRIHQKKHRRSDDAAEEEPDESRSQESWGLDDDKEKRSEKEEEEEIEKRSWRPRYQRKHKRSEEDSEERSEKEEEEEIEKRSWRPRYQRKHKRSEEDSEKTSEKEEEDEIEKRQWRPKYQKHKYKRSEEDSLKKHYKRDEEDPDESRSQESWGLDEVEKRSWRAGRIHQKKHRRSDDAAEEDSEENEDREKRIWKPTHRYHHKKHYKRDEEGSEEVREEPDESRSQESWGLDDDKEKRSEKEEEDEIEKRSWRPRYQRKHKRSEEDSEERSEKEEEDEIEKRSWRPRYQRKHKRSEEDSEERSEKEEEEEIEKRSWRPRYQRKHKRSEEDSEEDEDREKRIWKPTHRYHHKKHYKRDEEDPDESRSQESWGLEDEKRSVQEEDAEVEKRSWRAGRIHQKKHRRSDDPTEEDSEEDERERDRQEAIRYLAEKRSEMERNLLGEEEEEELANLADMDTELQQIAEKMHDNRAG, encoded by the exons ATGAAAGCGGTGTTTGTTTTCACTGCGGTTGCGTCGTTGTTTACAG GAAATGTTGCTCTTCCAGTCGGAAAAGAACGTCACAGAGAATATGTG ATTTCAAGATGTTTAGTTGAAGTCCTTTCCAAAGCTCTTTCCAAACCCAACTCTCTGCCTCTAGATCAAGAATGCAAAGATATTCTGAAAGCAG GCTCCAAACACGCTCCTCTGGAGAAAAAGAGTAATGATGTGGACCTGACTCACGAAGAAGAAGAGCCTTTGGCCCAGGAAGCAGATGTGAAAGATATTGAGGCGCTCCTGAAATCTGTGGATGAGAAACGAGAGACACCGGAGGACGAACGGAGCCAGGAGTCCTGGGGTCTGGATGAGGCCAAGGAGAAGagatcagagaaggaggaagatgaagatggAGAGGTAGAAAAGCGATCATGGAGAGCTGGAAGGATCCACCAGAAGAAGCACAGACGCAGTGACGATGCCGCTGAGGAAGAACCGGATGAGTCCCGCAGCCAGGAGTCTTGGGGCCTGGATGACGACAAGGAGAAGagatcagagaaggaggaagaagaagagattgAAAAGCGATCATGGAGACCTAGATACCAGAGGAAGCACAAACGCTCTGAGGAAGACTCGGAGGAGagatcagagaaggaggaagaagaagagattgAAAAGCGATCATGGAGACCTAGATACCAGAGGAAGCACAAACGCTCTGAGGAAGACTCAGAGAAGACAtcagaaaaggaggaagaagacGAGATTGAAAAGCGACAATGGAGACCTAAATACCAGAAGCACAAATACAAACGCTCTGAGGAAGACTCACTCAAGAAACACTATAAACGGGATGAGGAGGATCCGGATGAGTCCCGCAGCCAGGAGTCCTGGGGTTTGGATGAG gtaGAAAAGCGATCATGGAGAGCTGGAAGGATCCACCAGAAGAAGCACAGACGCAGTGACGATGCCGCTGAGGAAGACTCGGAGGAGaacgaggacagagagaagaggatctGGAAGCCAACCCACCGCTACCACCACAAGAAACACTATAAACGGGATGAGGAGGGttcagaggaagtgagggaagaACCGGATGAGTCCCGCAGCCAAGAGTCCTGGGGCCTGGATGACGACAAGGAGAAGagatcagagaaggaggaagaagacgAGATTGAAAAGCGATCATGGAGACCTAGATACCAGAGGAAGCACAAACGCTCTGAGGAAGACTCGGAGGAGagatcagagaaggaggaagaagacgAGATTGAAAAGCGATCATGGAGACCTAGATACCAGAGGAAGCACAAACGCTCTGAGGAAGACTCGGAGGAGagatcagagaaggaggaagaagaagagattgAAAAGCGATCATGGAGACCTAGATACCAGAGGAAGCACAAACGCTCTGAGGAAGActcagaggaggatgaagacagagagaagaggatctGGAAGCCAACCCACCGCTACCACCACAAGAAACACTATAAACGGGATGAGGAGGATCCGGATGAGTCTCGGAGCCAGGAGTCTTGGGGTCTGGAAGACGAGAAGAGATCAGTGCAGGAGGAAGATGCAGAGGTAGAAAAGCGATCATGGAGAGCTGGAAGGATCCACCAGAAGAAGCACAGACGCAGTGATGACCCCACAGAGGAAGActcggaggaggacgagagagaaagggacaggcaGGAGGCTATCAG GTACCTAGCAGAGAAGAGaagtgagatggagaggaacctgctgggagaagaggag gaggaggagctggccaaCCTGGCAGACATGGACACGGAGCTGCAGCAGATCGCAGAGAAGATGCACGACAACAGAGCCGGCTGA
- the trmt6 gene encoding tRNA (adenine(58)-N(1))-methyltransferase non-catalytic subunit TRM6: MTDNVDDDSLNRVNEGDYVVLKRGEIYKAVQIQRKKKVIFEKQWFFLDNTVGELYGTVFEVNGGALQPRKPKQLESSTDAKEAGTDNRNIVDDGKSQKLTRDDIETLKEQGLKGQEIVQQLVENSSTFRDKTEFAQQKYIKKKKKKYENSVTILKPSCRILAMMYHGREPGKVLHLRYDTLAQMLTLGNIHASSKVLVFETCAGLVLGAVMERMGGYGSVVQMYPGGGPVRAGMESFGFPEHFHKTLHEFPICHVNALLAGTLDTASRDPDGDAVQANGAVSGEQAGPTQTDPGLQGSPEVQNMETSTSTNSAEEKDQEEREKRRELRTQEKKVKMEEKRKKLAAAAALLEGRNADGLIIASRFHPCSVVTGLIKFLAPSRPFVVYSQYKEPLIDCYTKLKEKGGTVNLRLTESWLRHYQVLPNRTHPQLTMSGGGGYLLTGTTVAMDTPKPAGSQKTDEPAPKRPKLTD, encoded by the exons ATGACGGACAATGTAGATGATGATTCTCTGAATCGAGTCAATGAGGGTGACTACGTTGTACTAAAACGAGGGGAGATTTACAAAGCTGTGCAAATCCAGAGGAAGAA GAAAGTCATCTTTGAAAAGCAATGGTTCTTCCTGGACAATACAGTTGGGGAGCTGTACGGGACCGTATTTGAAGTGAATGGTGGAGCTCTCCAGCCACGCAAGCCCAAACAATTAGAAAGCTCTACTG ATGCCAAAGAGGCGGGGACCGACAACAGGAACATAGTAGACGATGGGAAGTCCCAGAAACTCACCAGAGACGACATCGAGACCCTTAAAGAGCAAGGTCTGAAGGGACAG gAAATCGTACAGCAGCTTGTGGAGAACAGCTCTACGTTCCGAGATAAGACTGAGTTTGCCCAACAGAAATACattaagaagaagaagaaaaa GTATGAGAACAGCGTGACGATACTCAAGCCATCCTGTCGCATTCTAGCCATGATGTACCATGGCAGAGAGCCAGGAAAAGTGCT CCATCTACGCTATGACACGCTAGCCCAGATGCTGACCTTGGGGAACATCCATGCAAGCAGCAAGGTACTGGTGTTTGAGACCTGCGCTGGCCTCGTGCTGGGAGCCGTCATGGAAAGGATGGGAG ggTACGGCTCAGTGGTTCAGATGTACCCTGGAGGGGGCCCTGTCCGGGCAGGGATGGAGAGCTTTGGCTTCCCGGAACACTTCCACAAAACTCTCCACGAATTCCCCATCTGTCACGTCAACGCCCTGCTAGCAGGGACCCTCGATACCGCCTCCAGAGACCCTGATGGAG ATGCAGTCCAGGCCAATGGTGCCGTGTCAGGAGAGCAGGCTGGCccaacccagacagacccagggCTGCAGGGAAGCCCGGAGGTCCAGAACATGGagaccagcaccagcaccaattctgcagaggagaaggatcaggaggagagggagaaacgcAGAGAACTCAGA ACTCAGGAGAAGAAggtgaagatggaggagaagagaaagaaactaGCAGCCGCTGCCGCCCTGTTGGAGGGAAGAAACGCTGACGG gttgATCATAGCCAGTCGCTTCCATCCGTGTTCGGTTGTGACTGGGCTCATTAAGTTCCTGGCACCCTCCAGACCCTTTGTAGTGTACTCCCAGTACAAAGAG CCTCTGATTGATTGCTACACGAAGCTCAAAGAAAAAGGGGGCACGGTCAACCTCCGACTTACTGAATCCTGGCTCAGACATTACCAG GTGTTACCTAACAGGACTCACCCTCAGCTTACCATGAGCGGAGGAGGGGGCTATCTTCTCACCGGGACAACGGTTGCCATGGACACCCCAAAACCCGCAGGTTCACAGAAAACCGATGAGCCGGCACCAAAGCGACCAAAATTAACAGACTGA
- the fermt1 gene encoding fermitin family homolog 1 isoform X2, giving the protein MATAEELQKTWELTVQVDQRAGDESMKFKLRVKGNLHIGGLMLKLVEKITPQDWSDHALWWEQRNCWLLKTHWTLDKYGVQSDADLRYTPQHKPLCIQLPNMKYIKLTVSYSTVVFRAVAEICRTLNIRRSEELSLLKPTDENSKKKKKKDKNPVLEDIIDMDVVSGGSGGSASPLYSKTMIPTYDPENGMPVSATSMWFGDNPLTSSQPNLPPAELAKMYQPMSMVDKAVINAGWLDSSRSLMEQGIQEEDRLLLRFKYHCFFDLNPKYDAVRITQLYEQARWTILLEEIECTDEEMLMFASLQYHICKLTMSTEPLDFSNEPEIDEVEAALSNLEVTLEGGHADRILEDITDIPQLADSLRLFRPKRLTLRAYKDYWFVFKDTTISYYKNKEVSSGEPIEQFHLRGCEVVPDVNVTDRKFGIKLLLPVADGMNEVYIRCDNENQYAKWKAACILASKGKTMAYSSYRAEVKNIQSFLKMKSMAPPPGQAAPELETMEMNAECFVSPRYSKKHKTKQLTCRILEALHNIARLSLMDAKMRFIQAWQSLPEFGIKYYIVRFRGSKKDELLGISYNRLIRIDISTGSPVTTWRFANMKQWNVNWEIQQVTIDFDQGVSIAFSCASCDCKVVHEYIGGYIFLSTRSKDQNETLDEELFLKLTGGQE; this is encoded by the exons ATGGCTACAGCGGAGGAACTCCAAAAGACATGGGAGCTCACAGTCCAAGTGGACCAGAGAGCTGGAGATGAGTCCATGAAGTTCAAGCTGAGAGTGAAGGGAAACCTGCACATCGGAGGACTTATGCTTAAACTGGTGGAGAAGATCA CCCCTCAGGACTGGTCTGATCATGCCCTATGGTGGGAGCAGAGGAACTGCTGGCTGCTGAAGACCCATTGGACCCTGGACAAGTATGGGGTCCAGTCAGATGCAGACCTGCGCTACACACCCCAGCATAAGCCCCTGTGTATACAGCTGCCCAACATGAAGTACATCAAACTGACCGTCAGCTACTCTACTGTGGTCTTCAGGGCTGTGGCTGAGATCTGCAGAACTCTCA ACATCCGGAGATCAGAGGAGCTGTCCTTGCTGAAGCCTACTGATGAAAactccaagaagaagaagaagaaagacaagaaCCCTGTGCTGGAAGACATCATAGACATGGACGTCGTCAGCGGAGGATCTGGAGGCTCAG cctcccctttGTACAGTAAGACCATGATCCCGACCTACGACCCAGAGAATGGAATGCCAGTCTCGGCCACCAGCATGTGGTTTGGGGACAATCCTCTAACCTCCAGCCAGCCCAACCTGCCCCCAGCAGAGCTGGCCAAGATGTACCAACCAATGTCCATGGTGGACAAAGCTGTCATCAACGCAGG GTGGCTTGACTCCTCACGCTCTCTGATGGAGCAGGGCATACAGGAGGAAGACAGGTTGCTGCTACGCTTCAAATACCACTGCTTCTTTGATCTCAACCCTAAG taTGACGCAGTGAGAATTACCCAGCTCTATGAGCAGGCTCGCTGGACCATTCTGCTCGAGGAGATTGAGTGTACAGATGAGGAAATGCTCATGTTTGCCTCCTTACAG TATCACATATGCAAACTGACTATGTCAACTGAACCACTGGACTTCTCCAATGAGCCGGAAATTGATGAAGTAGAAGCTGCCTTATCCAACTTGGAGGTAACACTGGAAGGAGGACACGCGGACAGAATTCTG GAAGACATCACAGACATTCCACAGCTGGCAGACTCCCTCCGGCTGTTCAG GCCTAAGAGATTGACGCTGCGAGCATATAAGGATTACTGGTTTGTATTCAAGGACACGACCATCTCCTACTACAAGAACAAGGAGGTCTCCAGCGGAGAACCCATAGAACAGTTCCACCTCAGAG GATGTGAGGTGGTTCCTGACGTCAAcgtgacagacaggaagttcgGCATCAAGCTGCTTCTCCCGGTGGCTGATGGGATGAACGAGGTCTACATCCGCTGTGACAAC GAGAATCAGTACGCCAAGTGGAAGGCTGCCTGCATCCTGGCATCCAAGGGGAAGACGATGGCCTACAGCTCCTACAGGGCAGAGGTCAAGAACATCCAATCTTTCCTGAAGATGAAGAGTATGGCGCCCCCTCCTGGTCAGGCAGCCCCCGAGCTTGAAACCATGGAGATGAACGCGGAGTGCTTTGTGTCCCCGCGCTACTCTAAGAAGCACAAGACCAAACAG CTGACCTGTCGCATCCTTGAGGCTCTCCACAACATCGCTCGCCTGTCGCTCATGGATGCCAAGATGCGTTTCATTCAGGCCTGGCAGTCGCTGCCTGAGTTTGGAATCAAGTATTACATTGTCAG attcCGAGGGAGTAAGAAGGATGAGCTGCTGGGGATCTCCTATAACCGTTTGATCCGTATCGACATCTCCACGGGGTCGCCCGTCACCACGTGGAGATTCGCCAACATGAAACAGTGGAACGTCAACTGGGAGATCCAACAG GTGACCATAGACTTTGACCAGGGTGTGTCAATAGCGTTCTCCTGTGCGAGCTGTGACTGTAAGGTAGTCCACGAGTACATCGGAGGATACATCTTTCTTTCAACAAGGTCCAAAGACCAGAATGAAACTCTGGATGAAGAACTGTTCCTCAAACTCACAGGCGGTCAGGAATGA
- the fermt1 gene encoding fermitin family homolog 1 isoform X1, protein MATAEELQKTWELTVQVDQRAGDESMKFKLRVKGNLHIGGLMLKLVEKIIAPQDWSDHALWWEQRNCWLLKTHWTLDKYGVQSDADLRYTPQHKPLCIQLPNMKYIKLTVSYSTVVFRAVAEICRTLNIRRSEELSLLKPTDENSKKKKKKDKNPVLEDIIDMDVVSGGSGGSASPLYSKTMIPTYDPENGMPVSATSMWFGDNPLTSSQPNLPPAELAKMYQPMSMVDKAVINAGWLDSSRSLMEQGIQEEDRLLLRFKYHCFFDLNPKYDAVRITQLYEQARWTILLEEIECTDEEMLMFASLQYHICKLTMSTEPLDFSNEPEIDEVEAALSNLEVTLEGGHADRILEDITDIPQLADSLRLFRPKRLTLRAYKDYWFVFKDTTISYYKNKEVSSGEPIEQFHLRGCEVVPDVNVTDRKFGIKLLLPVADGMNEVYIRCDNENQYAKWKAACILASKGKTMAYSSYRAEVKNIQSFLKMKSMAPPPGQAAPELETMEMNAECFVSPRYSKKHKTKQLTCRILEALHNIARLSLMDAKMRFIQAWQSLPEFGIKYYIVRFRGSKKDELLGISYNRLIRIDISTGSPVTTWRFANMKQWNVNWEIQQVTIDFDQGVSIAFSCASCDCKVVHEYIGGYIFLSTRSKDQNETLDEELFLKLTGGQE, encoded by the exons ATGGCTACAGCGGAGGAACTCCAAAAGACATGGGAGCTCACAGTCCAAGTGGACCAGAGAGCTGGAGATGAGTCCATGAAGTTCAAGCTGAGAGTGAAGGGAAACCTGCACATCGGAGGACTTATGCTTAAACTGGTGGAGAAGATCA TAGCCCCTCAGGACTGGTCTGATCATGCCCTATGGTGGGAGCAGAGGAACTGCTGGCTGCTGAAGACCCATTGGACCCTGGACAAGTATGGGGTCCAGTCAGATGCAGACCTGCGCTACACACCCCAGCATAAGCCCCTGTGTATACAGCTGCCCAACATGAAGTACATCAAACTGACCGTCAGCTACTCTACTGTGGTCTTCAGGGCTGTGGCTGAGATCTGCAGAACTCTCA ACATCCGGAGATCAGAGGAGCTGTCCTTGCTGAAGCCTACTGATGAAAactccaagaagaagaagaagaaagacaagaaCCCTGTGCTGGAAGACATCATAGACATGGACGTCGTCAGCGGAGGATCTGGAGGCTCAG cctcccctttGTACAGTAAGACCATGATCCCGACCTACGACCCAGAGAATGGAATGCCAGTCTCGGCCACCAGCATGTGGTTTGGGGACAATCCTCTAACCTCCAGCCAGCCCAACCTGCCCCCAGCAGAGCTGGCCAAGATGTACCAACCAATGTCCATGGTGGACAAAGCTGTCATCAACGCAGG GTGGCTTGACTCCTCACGCTCTCTGATGGAGCAGGGCATACAGGAGGAAGACAGGTTGCTGCTACGCTTCAAATACCACTGCTTCTTTGATCTCAACCCTAAG taTGACGCAGTGAGAATTACCCAGCTCTATGAGCAGGCTCGCTGGACCATTCTGCTCGAGGAGATTGAGTGTACAGATGAGGAAATGCTCATGTTTGCCTCCTTACAG TATCACATATGCAAACTGACTATGTCAACTGAACCACTGGACTTCTCCAATGAGCCGGAAATTGATGAAGTAGAAGCTGCCTTATCCAACTTGGAGGTAACACTGGAAGGAGGACACGCGGACAGAATTCTG GAAGACATCACAGACATTCCACAGCTGGCAGACTCCCTCCGGCTGTTCAG GCCTAAGAGATTGACGCTGCGAGCATATAAGGATTACTGGTTTGTATTCAAGGACACGACCATCTCCTACTACAAGAACAAGGAGGTCTCCAGCGGAGAACCCATAGAACAGTTCCACCTCAGAG GATGTGAGGTGGTTCCTGACGTCAAcgtgacagacaggaagttcgGCATCAAGCTGCTTCTCCCGGTGGCTGATGGGATGAACGAGGTCTACATCCGCTGTGACAAC GAGAATCAGTACGCCAAGTGGAAGGCTGCCTGCATCCTGGCATCCAAGGGGAAGACGATGGCCTACAGCTCCTACAGGGCAGAGGTCAAGAACATCCAATCTTTCCTGAAGATGAAGAGTATGGCGCCCCCTCCTGGTCAGGCAGCCCCCGAGCTTGAAACCATGGAGATGAACGCGGAGTGCTTTGTGTCCCCGCGCTACTCTAAGAAGCACAAGACCAAACAG CTGACCTGTCGCATCCTTGAGGCTCTCCACAACATCGCTCGCCTGTCGCTCATGGATGCCAAGATGCGTTTCATTCAGGCCTGGCAGTCGCTGCCTGAGTTTGGAATCAAGTATTACATTGTCAG attcCGAGGGAGTAAGAAGGATGAGCTGCTGGGGATCTCCTATAACCGTTTGATCCGTATCGACATCTCCACGGGGTCGCCCGTCACCACGTGGAGATTCGCCAACATGAAACAGTGGAACGTCAACTGGGAGATCCAACAG GTGACCATAGACTTTGACCAGGGTGTGTCAATAGCGTTCTCCTGTGCGAGCTGTGACTGTAAGGTAGTCCACGAGTACATCGGAGGATACATCTTTCTTTCAACAAGGTCCAAAGACCAGAATGAAACTCTGGATGAAGAACTGTTCCTCAAACTCACAGGCGGTCAGGAATGA